A genomic region of Pseudochaenichthys georgianus chromosome 12, fPseGeo1.2, whole genome shotgun sequence contains the following coding sequences:
- the LOC117456325 gene encoding zinc finger and BTB domain-containing protein 7C → MVHHREEDLIGIPFPNHSSDVLCSLNEQRRDGLLCDVILIVSDQEYRTHRSVLAACSQYFKKLFTVATTDSGDHNHTAAVYDIDFVAPDSLAAILEFAYTSTLTVTASNVKEILNAAQMLEIPCIINVCLEIMDSGGGGSGGGGRGEEGEEEEEEDAEEEEEEEEEEDEEEDDEGSRKDEQEDEEEDDVSERSLQSSESRGEQTSRGAEDSPPPSTSTYQQQFELHRDSSQSQSPDNMRGKQESMESRALKDFSIESLLQEGLYPRMDRRANFSPLIPGFYPSMWAAEFPAFPKQLLDPSHHLHAHAAASQQTRLPHGFQSAAPMEASRPLDLAVKREIIKEEMKDEIPLSLLHGNFQKEFVSTGLGSTMNPGSAPSEGQGLGPIKDEADFRSYLNFLSSASHLGALFPPWQLEEERKMKPKASQQCPICNKVIQGAGKLPRHMRTHTGEKPYMCTICEVRFTRQDKLKIHMRKHTGERPYICLHCNSKFVHNYDLKNHLRIHTGVRPYQCEHCYKSFTRSDHLHRHIKRQSCRISRPRRGRKPAAWRSTPTSNFLCPPTAAPNRFEENGLSPAYQGVKSHGLGEMLSSRGLGFKSEDRESREERRAEGKHIAREEKGGAGRQRGVFTFALSGEEVLTHAPFYAAPSDPWTMRLERAPPIPEPAK, encoded by the exons ATGGTTCATCACAGAGAAGAGGACCTGATTGGGATCCCCTTCCCAAACCACAGCAGCGATGTCCTCTGCAGCCTCAACGAGCAGCGGCGCGACGGGCTGCTCTGCGACGTCATCCTCATCGTCAGCGACCAGGAGTACCGCACCCACCGCTCCGTGCTGGCCGCCTGCAGCCAGTACTTCAAGAAGCTCTTCACAGTGGCCACCACCGATAGCGGGGATCATAACCACACAGCTGCCGTGTACGACATCGACTTTGTGGCCCCGGACTCTCTCGCAGCCATCCTGGAGTTCGCCTACACTTCCACTCTCACGGTGACGGCGTCCAACGTGAAAGAGATCCTGAACGCCGCTCAGATGCTGGAGATACCCTGCATCATCAACGTCTGCCTGGAGATCATGGACAGCGGGGGTGGAGGCagcggaggaggagggagaggggaggagggagaggaggaggaggaggaggatgccgaggaggaggaggaggaggaggaagaagaggatgaagaagaggatgacGAGGGGTCGAGGAAGGACGagcaggaggatgaggaggaggacgatGTCAGCGAGAGGTCACTGCAGTCGTCGGAGAGCAGGGGGGAGCAGACGTCTCGAGGGGCGGAGGACTCGCCCCCTCCCAGCACCTCCACCTACCAGCAGCAGTTTGAGCTGCACAGAGACTCGTCACAGTCGCAGTCTCCGGACAACATGAGAGGGAAACAG GAGAGTATGGAGAGTCGGGCTTTGAAGGATTTCTCCATCGAGTCTCTCCTCCAGGAGGGTCTCTACCCCCGTATGGACAGGAGGGCCAACTTCTCCCCTCTCATCCCGGGCTTCTACCCCTCCATGTGGGCCGCTGAGTTCCCAGCCTTCCCCAAGCAGCTCCTGGACCCCAGCCACCACCTGCACGCCCACGCAGCGGCCTCGCAGCAGACCAGGCTCCCCCACGGCTTCCAATCAGCGGCACCGATGGAGGCCTCCAGACCCCTCGATCTCGCTGTGAAGAGAGAGATcataaaggaggagatgaaagacGAGATCCCGCTCAGTCTGCTCCACGGAAACTTCCAAAAGGAGTTTGTCAGCACGGGCCTAGGCAGCACCATGAACCCGGGGTCAGCTCCGTCAGAAGGTCAGGGTCTCGGGCCGATAAAGGATGAGGCCGACTTCCGGTCGTACCTGAACTTCCTGAGCTCTGCGTCCCACCTGGGGGCTCTGTTCCCCCCCTGGCagctggaggaggagaggaagatgaAGCCCAAAGCGTCTCAGCAGTGTCCGATCTGCAACAAGGTCATCCAAGGTGCTGGGAAACTGCCTCGACACATGAGGACGCATACGGGGGAGAAACCGTACATGTGCACTATCTGTGAAGTACGATTCACCAG ACAAGACAAACTCAAGATCCACATGAGGAAGCACACAGGTGAGCGCCCCTACATCTGCCTCCACTGCAACTCCAAGTTTGTGCACAACTACGACCTGAAGAACCACCTGCGGATCCACACCGGCGTGCGGCCATACCAGTGTGAGCACTGCTACAAGAGTTTCACACGCTCCGACCACCTACATCGACACATCAAGAGGCAGAGCTGCCGCATCTCCCGCCCCAGGCGAGGACGAAAGCCAGCTGCTTGGCGGTCCACACCCACCAGCAACTTCCTTTGCCCCCCCACTGCTGCCCCCAACCGGTTTGAGGAGAACGGGTTGAGCCCTGCATACCAGGGAGTCAAGAGCCACGGACTCGGGGAGATGCTCTCCAGCAGGGGTCTGGGGTTTAAGAGCGAGGACAGGGAGAGCAGGGAGGAGCGGCGAGCAGAGGGGAAGCACATCGCACGGGAGGAGAAGGGAGGAGCGGGGAGGCAGAGGGGGGTATTCACCTTCGCCCTGTCTGGAGAAGAAGTGCTTACCCACGCTCCGTTTTACGCTGCGCCCTCTGACCCCTGGACCATGAGGCTGGAGCGCGCTCCTCCCATCCCTGAGCCGGCCAAATGA